The following proteins are co-located in the Manihot esculenta cultivar AM560-2 chromosome 9, M.esculenta_v8, whole genome shotgun sequence genome:
- the LOC110622910 gene encoding uncharacterized protein LOC110622910: protein MANHDLILGQSHNLGLRQNQQLVLGHNHNLGLGQNHDLELGQAHEHHLGLGQTHDHELGLGHPHDHELGLGHSDDHDGGAGHSYGHENDLGMDRKPEEGDRELALPPQNHELALSENNELVVSENQELDENLELAVDQNQDLGLEPTQDLSIEDSQLVVHTPVIQARTLAIGPNFELSVGQEFPDVISCRRALRDTAIALHFEMQTIKSDKTRFTAKCASEGCPWRIHAAKLPGVPTFTIRTIHETHTCGGIAHLGHQQASVQWVANSVEQRLKENPNYKPKEILEEIHRVHGITLSYKQAWRGKERIMAAMRGSFEEGYRLLPPYCEQVKRTNPGSIASVYGNPTDNCFQRLFISFQASIYGFLNACRPLLGLDRTFLKSKYLGTLLLATGFDGDGALFPLAFGVVDEENDENWMWFLSELHNLLEINTENMPRLTILSDRQKGIADGVEANFPTAFHGFCMRHLSESFRKEFNNTMLVNLLWEAAHALTVIEFEAKILEIEEISQDAAYWIRRIPPRLWATAYFEGTRFGHLTANIVESLNSWILEASGLPIIQMMECIRRQLMTWFNERRETSMQWTSILVPSAERRVAEALERARTYQVLRANEAEFEVISHEGTNIVDIRNRCCLCRGWQLYGLPCAHAVAALLSCRQNVHRFTESCFTVATYRKTYSQTIHPIPDKTLWKELSEGDPNANKAVEVVINPPKSLRPPGRPRKKRVRAEDRGRVKRVVHCSRCNQTGHFRTTCAAPI from the coding sequence ATGGCGAACCATGACTTGATTCTTGGGCAAAGTCACAATTTAGGGCTTAGGCAGAATCAACAGTTGGTCTTAGGGCATAATCACAATTTGGGTTTAGGCCAGAATCATGATTTGGAATTGGGACAAGCACATGAGCATCATTTGGGTTTAGGACAGACCCATGATCATGAACTGGGTTTAGGACATCCTCATGATCATGAATTGGGTTTGGGACACAGTGATGACCATGATGGGGGTGCGGGTCATAGTTATGGCCATGAGAATGACTTAGGTATGGATCGCAAACCTGAAGAGGGAGATCGTGAGTTGGCTCTTCCTCCACAGAATCATGAGTTAGCTTTATCGGAGAACAATGAATTGGTTGTTTCAGAAAACCAAGAACTTGATGAGAACCTGGAACTAGCTGTTGACCAAAATCAGGATTTGGGCTTAGAGCCTACACAGGACTTGTCTATCGAGGACTCCCAGCTTGTAGTCCACACTCCTGTCATTCAGGCTCGTACACTTGCTATAGGCCCTAATTTCGAGCTCTCAGTAGGGCAGGAATTCCCAGATGTTATCAGCTGCCGCAGGGCATTGAGGGATACAGCCATTGCTCTTCACTTTGAAATGCAGACTATAAAATCTGACAAGACTCGATTCACAGCTAAATGTGCCAGTGAGGGATGCCCTTGGCGAATACATGCAGCAAAACTGCCAGGAGTTCCAACTTTCACAATCAGGACCATCCATGAGACCCATACATGTGGTGGAATTGCTCATCTTGGCCATCAGCAAGCCTCAGTTCAGTGGGTTGCAAACTCGGTAGAGCAAAGACTTAAGGAGAACCCTAATTACAAGCCAAAGGAGATACTGGAAGAGATTCATCGAGTACATGGAATAACTTTATCATACAAGCAAGCTTGGAGAGGCAAGGAGCGCATCATGGCTGCCATGCGTGGATCCTTTGAAGAAGGGTATCGTTTGCTTCCACCGTATTGTGAACAGGTTAAGCGGACAAACCCTGGGAGTATTGCATCTGTATATGGAAACCCAACAGATAACTGCTTTCAGCGCCTCTTCATCTCATTTCAGGCATCAATTTATGGCTTTTTGAATGCTTGTCGGCCTCTCCTTGGGTTAGATAGGACATTTTTGAAAAGCAAGTACCTTGGTACTTTGCTTCTTGCTACTGGCTTTGACGGCGATGGTGCTCTGTTTCCTTTGGCTTTTGGTGTTGTTGATGAGGAGAATGATGAAAATTGGATGTGGTTTCTGTCTGAACTCCATAACCTCCTGGAGATTAATACAGAGAACATGCCAAGGCTAACAATATTGTCGGACCGGCAGAAGGGCATTGCTGATGGAGTGGAAGCAAATTTTCCAACAGCTTTTCATGGATTTTGCATGCGTCACTTGAGTGAAAGTTTCCGGAAAGAGTTTAACAACACGATGCTTGTCAACCTTCTATGGGAAGCTGCTCATGCTCTGACTGTCATTGAATTTGAGGCAAAAATTCTAGAGATTGAAGAGATATCACAAGATGCTGCATATTGGATACGAAGAATTCCCCCTCGGTTGTGGGCTACAGCTTATTTTGAAGGGACTCGATTTGGGCATTTGACAGCTAATATAGTTGAATCATTGAACAGTTGGATTTTAGAAGCTTCTGGGCTTCCAATTATTCAGATGATGGAATGCATTAGGAGGCAGCTAATGACTTGGTTCAATGAACGCCGAGAGACCAGTATGCAGTGGACATCAATACTTGTGCCTTCGGCTGAGAGGCGTGTTGCAGAGGCTCTTGAGCGAGCACGCACTTATCAAGTTCTTCGGGCCAATGAAGCTGAATTTGAAGTAATATCCCATGAAGGAACTAATATTGTGGATATTAGGAACCGCTGTTGCCTTTGCCGCGGCTGGCAGCTATATGGTTTGCCCTGTGCACATGCTGTGGCAGCACTTTTATCTTGCAGGCAGAATGTGCATCGGTTTACTGAGAGTTGTTTCACTGTAGCAACCTACCGAAAAACATATTCACAAACTATTCATCCAATTCCAGATAAAACTCTCTGGAAGGAGTTGTCTGAGGGAGATCCGAATGCTAACAAGGCTGTTGAG